AGGTCCTTTGTTTCGATATACAGCTCCTCGAGCGCTCGCGGTGTCAACCGAACTAAGACCATTTCTCGGTCGTCGGGATCCCGTCGCTCCGGGGTGTAGCTAAGAATCCAGTCGTCGCCCGGTTCGGCGTCGGTCGCCGGCCCCAGGGAGATACTTCTCGCGAGGTCCTCGGGAATGTAGTGCCAGGTATGCTCGACGAACCGGCCGTAATGCCCCTCGGGGCGGGGGTCCTCGGGATCGACGGCGTCCTCCTCGGGGGCGTCGGTCATGTCCCACCGTCCTCGAGCAGCGTCTCGCGAACGCTCTCGTCGCCGGCATATCCATATTCCCCGTAGCCGGCCTTTTCGATCCCTGGGACGTCCTCGAGATACCGCCGAACGCTCTCCCACATGGCTTTTTCACTTGAATATCGGTCGGCGTGGTCCGGGGCGAGCGCCTCTTTGATCGCGCCCGTCTTTGCCGTCCCGTGCTCCCGAAGATACCGGAACACGTCGATCACCGCGTCCCGCCCGTGCTCGGTCTTTGGCGGTATGTCGTTCGCCTCGAGGTATGATCGGACGTCCCCCGCGAGGTCGTCGGGATCCCGAGCCGTCTCTTTCCGAACCTTCTCGTCGGGGAGCCCCTCGTCGACGGTCGGCGTCTCCTCGGTGTCCAAGTCGTCGCTCTCGGCGTCGAGGGTCGTCTCCGGGCTTCCGCCCACCGAACCCGTCGGATCGCTCTCGGGGCGGCTCTCGCCCGGCTCGTCGGTCACCCACCAAACCGTGTTTCGCCCGCCGATCTGTTTACTGTCGAGCTCTCCCGCGTCCTCGAGCGCCCGGAGCCGGTTGAGCGTCCCCCGCCGTTTGATCGGGAGCGCGTCCGATACCTCGGCCGTCGACAGGACGGGGTCGGCCGTCTCCCGAAACACGTCGAGGAGGTCAGCGTCCGTTACTCGGGGTTTTCGACCGCCTTTGTCGGTGCTTTCAGGCATTAGTGCCTACTACGGCGTTAACTCCCTAAAAGGTATGCCTTCTAAGGCATGATAGAATACCGTCTTAGGAATTAACCGTACAAATATAGCGTTTTGATACATCTCCGGTATCTTTATGGTATATACCTTCTAAGGAATAAACACGAAAGGACGGTTCCCTCGGGAGCGTGGAAACGCTCCGGGTGCTAGAACACCCGGAACCGGTCTTCGGGCAAAGACCATGTCAACCGACACACCCACCCAATACGAAAGTATCGAACACAACCGAACCCGCGTCCCGGTCGCCGGCGGCGTCCTGGTCTATGAGGCTCGCGAGGTCGGTCGGGAATTGATCGGCTTCGAGGACGTCACTAGCTGGGACGGGATCCGGTCGGCCCTTCAGGCTCGCGGGATCGGCGTCGGGGGGATCCACCACAAACCCGAACTCGACCGATAACGCTCTCATACCGGAGCGCGGCTTATTCTTGAAACCCCGGCCACAGTCGGAGCTCTTTCGCGATCTGTCTTTGTCGACCGCTTAGTATGTGATTCGCTTTCCAGGCGGGGTTTGCCTTCTCGATAGTATATGTCTCCCCGTTGTGTTCATACTCCTCCTCGATCACAATCCCCCGCGCCCCGTCGACCGGATTCTCGGGCGTCCCAAGCGTGTCGGCGGCCGCCCGTTTCCATAGAACCGACAGCGTCGCCTTTTCCTTAATCAGGCGTTCCCGCCGCTCCTCCGGGACGTCCGGCGCGTTCGCTTTCGCCGTCTCTCGCATACACTCCCGGAGCCGGTCGACGTGTGCTTTTGTCTCCTCGTCGAACCGTTCGTATGCCTTTTGCCAGTCGCTAAACCCGCCGTGAATCTCGGCGTTCGCGTTCCCTTTCGGAGCCCCACCGCCGGGGTTCCCTTCCGCAAAGTCGTTGCCTTCTAGGTGGGACGTCTCACTCGGTCCCGTGCTACACCCACCGTGAAACCGACAGCGTCGGCCTCCCGATCCCGGCGTCCCCCAGCCCGCCGGGAGCTTACACGGTTCGTCCCGGTTGTTCGTCGCCCCGCAAATATCCGAATAGCGTCGATCCGAACCGTCCGATTTCGACGTGCTCATACTTTCTATGAATTAGAATACGAGTCCCTTATGGGGTAAGTGTTTGTCTCAATCCCGCCGGCTCCAGCGCTCTCTCGGTTACTTTGATACCCCCAAACCGGGGGAAACATTATCCCGAACGGGTTGGTGTTCAGACTATGTCAAGTGGGGTTCCTGATGCGGAAGGGGTGACACTCCTCGACGGCGAGGAATTGCTACATAACGTTCGCCCGTCGTGGTCGAATTGGAGCGGGCTTATTGCGATTCTAACTATCGTAACCTTTGGCACACTCGGATTAGGGATCGTTCTGTTCGTAATCCCCTGGCTGGCTCGTCGAAATGCCAGGTACGTAGTGACGAGTGAACGGGTTATCGAAAAGTCGGGTATATTGAGCACTTCCACCAACGAATACCGAATCGAGGACATTCGACAGCTCCAAACCGGGGCGTCCTGGAGCGAAAAGCTACTCGGACATGGGAATATTCAATTCTCGACCGGGGCGGGGGGGTCCTTGATTACCTTTGCTGGGGTTCCGAACTACGACGGGATCGCAAATACAATTCGAGAGCAACAGCGCGAATAATTCCGCTCTCTAAAAATAGGCGTTCCATGAGGTGTTTTGTAGACTAACACATGGGGTGTTTAGTAGACACACATGGGGTTTGTTTGTGAGATACCGATTCAGATTCACGCCGTTTACGCACGGGCGCGGTCGGATACGATGGGAGGGGTCCCCGGTAAGACAGTCGGCGTACTCATGCCTACGGGTGGTCATGCCTTCGAGAGAGCTGTCGCTTTCGAGGAGGGTCGAACCCACCCGTTTAGACGGGGTTAGTCGGCCGTATCAGGTGGGTCACTCCCGCCGGTCGCGATCGCCGAGCGGTTTTCACCCCCGTTAGCTCCCGCGTCGACGGTGTCGCTCTCCCCAGCGTCGCCATGTACCTGGCAAACCGCCAACGACCACCTACTAAAGTCCTTTAGGGCTTCGTTGGTGGTTTCGCCGAGGTCGACGATCGCGCCGTCGGCTCCGGTGTCTCGGTAGACGTCCGCCCCGTGCTCTCCGGTGTGTTCGTCTCGCTCGACGAGCCCCTCGTCCCCAAGTCGCTGGAGGGTTTTACGGACGTGTTCTTTATCGCAGTTGACGGCGTCGGCGAGCTCCCGTGTCGTCGCCTCCGGTCGTTTGGCTAACTCGTCGATAATCTCTCGCTGGAGGTCGCTCGCGAGCCATTCAACCCCTGGGACTTTGAGGTCGATAAAGCCCTCCGGTGCCGCGTCGGTATGGACATAGACCACTGCCGAACTTTCCGGGTCGTCGGGGTTTCGAGCATATCGTCCGGCGGCTTGTGCGACGTGGTTTTCCCGAACGC
The window above is part of the Natronomonas salsuginis genome. Proteins encoded here:
- a CDS encoding PH domain-containing protein is translated as MSSGVPDAEGVTLLDGEELLHNVRPSWSNWSGLIAILTIVTFGTLGLGIVLFVIPWLARRNARYVVTSERVIEKSGILSTSTNEYRIEDIRQLQTGASWSEKLLGHGNIQFSTGAGGSLITFAGVPNYDGIANTIREQQRE